AAAAATTGAAAGCCAATTTGTAGGGTACGAAACACTAATGACATCCGGTAAAGTCGAAGCGATTGTTGTGGGTGGAGAACTTGTTAATGAAATTTCAGAGGGAAGTGAAGCCTTTGTTATTCTAAATCAGACTCCTTTTTATGCAGAAAGTGGAGGCCAGATTGGTGATAAAGGATTCTTTGAGTCAACAGCTGTCAAGGCTGAAGTACTAGATGTCCAGAAAGCACCAAATGGCCAAAACCTTCATCGAGTAAGAGTGGTGTCTGGCACATTAACAGAGGGTACTACTGTTGAAGCTAAAGTTAACCAAGAAGCACGAAAAGAAATTGTGAAAAACCATACAGCTACTCACCTGCTTCATCAAGCTTTGAAAGATGTATTGGGTAGTCATGTTAACCAAGCAGGCTCTCTTGTAGAACCTACAAGATTACGTTTTGACTTCTCACATTTTGGTCAAATCACACAAGAAGAGCTTGAAACGATTGAAACGATTGTGAACGAAAAAATTTGGGCAAGTATTGATGTTGATATCTTCCATAAGTCCATTGATGAAGCGAAAGCAATGGGAGCAATGGCGTTATTCGGAGAAAAATATGGTGATGTTGTTCGTGTTGTTCAAGTAGGCGAATACAGCTTAGAACTTTGTGGAGGTTGCCACGTTCCAAATACGTCAGCTATAGGTCTATTCAAGATTGTTTCTGAAGGTGGTATTGGAGCTGGTACACGGAGAATAGAAGCAGTCACAGGAAAAGCTGCCTATCAGCGTCTAAATGACCAAATTCAAGTTCTAAAATCAGCAAGCCAATTATTAAAGGTTCAGCCAAAAGATGTAGCTACAAAAATCAGCACTCTACAAACAGAAATGAGAGAACTAGAAAAAGAAAATGAATCCTTAAAAGCAAAAATCGGAAATATTGAGGCAGGAAACCTTCTAGACTCCGTTCAGGATGTAAATGGTGTGAAGCTTGTTGCCAAAAATATTCCGGGCTCAGATATGAATCAGCTTAGATCAATGGTAGATGATTTAAAAGAAAAACTAGGATCAGGTATTATCTTGTTAGGAACGGCACAAGATGATAAGGTTCAGTTAATTGCAGGTGTAACAAAAGATTTAGTAGAAAAAGGTTATCACGCTGGTAAGTTAATTAAAGAAGCTGCTACGATTTGTGGTGGTGGCGGTGGTGGCCGTCCAGATATGGCTCAAGCTGGTGGGAAAAACCCAGAAAAACTAAATGATGCAATCACTTTTGCACAAGAATGGGTAAAATCCGTTTGATTCCATGGTGAAGTAGTGTAAAATGAAGGTAACTTCTGGATAGGTAAAACCTCCCTCTTCTATTTATTATTGGGAGGTTTTACGACCGGTTTCTAACTTCAAGGGTATGCGAAAGAGGTACCAACAACGGATACCTTTGTGTTAGTTTGAGATCTAGTTCCTGAAGAAAGACGAGGTGCTTTTATTGAGCTCTTTTGATAAGACGATGCAATTTAATTTTCCGGAAGAACCTATGGAACATGACGTAAAAGAAGTTTTACTTCAAGTGTATGGTGCCCTACAGGAAAAAGGCTATAATCCTATTAACCAAATTGTTGGATATTTATTATCTGGAGATCCAGCGTATATTCCGAGACATAAGGATGCCCGGAACATTATCCGCAAATTGGAAAGAGATGAAATTATTGAGGAATTAGTCAAATCATATTTACGGAATGAGCGCGAGGGTTAAGATGCGGATATTGGGATTAGACGTGGGTTCTAAAACGGTGGGTGTCGCCGTCAGTGATGAATTGGGATGGACAGCTCAGGGAGTTGAAACGATTCCTATAAATGAGGCTGCAGGTGAATTTGGCTTCGATCGATTGGACAAGCTTTTGAAAGAATATACCGTTGAAAAAGTAGTCATTGGTCTTCCGAAAAACATGAACGGAACCATTGGACCAAGGGGAGAAGCTTCGAAGCTTTATGCCAAAAAAATTGAAAAAAAGTTCGGTATTCCGGTCATACTATGGGATGAACGTTTAACAACGATGGCAGCTGAAAGAGTGTTGCTTGAGGCTGATGTTAGTCGAAAGAAGAGAAAAAAAGTTATCGATAAAATGGCTGCACACTTTATTCTACAGAGTTTTTTAGACAGCCAAAAATAGGAGGAAACAAAATGGATCACGGTGAAGATAAGCACATTACAGTGTACGATGAAGAGGGTAACGAGCAGCTATGTGAAGTTTTATTCACATTTGACTCAGAAGAATTCAATAAATCTTATGTACTCTACTATCCAGTAGGCCAGGATGAGGATGAGGAAGAAGAAGAAATTGAAATCATGGCAAGTAGCTTTAGTCCTGGAGAAGATGGTGGAGAGCTTCAACCGATTGAATCGGACGAAGAATGGGATATGATTGAAGAAATGCTTGAAACTTTCCTAGCTGAAGAAGAAGAATAAAAGTAAGTCAGAGGCACTCTAATCATGAGTGCCTTACTTTTTTGCCATGGACTTTTTAGTGACTCTATCTTTCTCTTAATTGAGGGATGACTTGACAGAAGATGAATGACTTGTAAAATACTAATGAAGCAGTATTTTTCGTCAAAGACATTCAAATATCTACATATACAAACAAAACTAAAGCCTCATTGAGTGGGGGATGACTATGAAATCGACAGAAGAACAACAAAACAAGAAGGAAATAATACGAAAAAAAATGATAGAGAGACAGAGCGAGGCACGGACAGTAAGGAAAATTGTTTTTATTGTTACAATAACCTTGTTTTTATTTGTGGGAGGAGCTATTTTAGGTGGTTTTCTTTATGTAACTTCTGCATTAAAACCGGTTGACCCAGACAGTGATAAAACAACTCCTGTTGAAATTCCAATAGGGTCTAGTGTAACGTCTATTGCAAATATCCTAGAAAGCGAAAATATTATTAAAGATGCAAAAATCTTTAAGTACTATATAAAATTTAAGAATGAATCTGGATTTCAAGCAGGGCAGTATGACCTATCGCCATCAATGACGTTAGACCAAATTATTGAAAGCTTGAAAACTGGTAAAGTCATGCGGGATGTTGCGTTTAAGATGACAGTACCTGAAGGATTATGGTTGGAAGATATTGCTGGCATCATTGCTAAGGAAGTGGACTTAACTCAGGAAGAGGTATTTGAAACTTTAAACGATCCAGAATTTATTAGTAAAATGATGGAGAGCTATCCATTCTTACTAACGGATGACATACTTAATGAGGCTGTTAAATACCCATTAGAAGGCTATTTGTTCCCTGCAACTTATTCGTTTTACGAGAAAGAACAAACAGTAGAATCGATTGTTCGTGAGATGTTATCGAAAACATCTGATGTTCTTTTGGGTTACCAAGGACTAATGGAAGAAAGACAGCTAACCGTTCATGAGACCTTAACAATGGCATCGCTTATTGAGGAAGAGGCAACTGAATTGGTGGACCGTCATGCTATTTCAAGTGTGTTTTATAACCGTATGGAGATTGGAATGGCCCTGCAAACAGACCCAACAGTAGCCTATGCCATTGGAGAACATAAGGAAAGAACCCTTTATGAGC
This genomic stretch from Bacillus carboniphilus harbors:
- a CDS encoding IreB family regulatory phosphoprotein; protein product: MSSFDKTMQFNFPEEPMEHDVKEVLLQVYGALQEKGYNPINQIVGYLLSGDPAYIPRHKDARNIIRKLERDEIIEELVKSYLRNEREG
- the ruvX gene encoding Holliday junction resolvase RuvX; protein product: MRILGLDVGSKTVGVAVSDELGWTAQGVETIPINEAAGEFGFDRLDKLLKEYTVEKVVIGLPKNMNGTIGPRGEASKLYAKKIEKKFGIPVILWDERLTTMAAERVLLEADVSRKKRKKVIDKMAAHFILQSFLDSQK
- the mltG gene encoding endolytic transglycosylase MltG → MKSTEEQQNKKEIIRKKMIERQSEARTVRKIVFIVTITLFLFVGGAILGGFLYVTSALKPVDPDSDKTTPVEIPIGSSVTSIANILESENIIKDAKIFKYYIKFKNESGFQAGQYDLSPSMTLDQIIESLKTGKVMRDVAFKMTVPEGLWLEDIAGIIAKEVDLTQEEVFETLNDPEFISKMMESYPFLLTDDILNEAVKYPLEGYLFPATYSFYEKEQTVESIVREMLSKTSDVLLGYQGLMEERQLTVHETLTMASLIEEEATELVDRHAISSVFYNRMEIGMALQTDPTVAYAIGEHKERTLYEHTEVDSPYNTYQVPGLPPGPIANAGVMSIEAALNPEETGYLYFLATPEGQVLFSETLQEHNAKKAEHITNQN
- a CDS encoding DUF1292 domain-containing protein, which produces MDHGEDKHITVYDEEGNEQLCEVLFTFDSEEFNKSYVLYYPVGQDEDEEEEEIEIMASSFSPGEDGGELQPIESDEEWDMIEEMLETFLAEEEE